The following proteins are co-located in the Paludibaculum fermentans genome:
- a CDS encoding RNA polymerase sigma factor, translated as MEELAGSKQARRNGAHARGPVTPEVEARSVLLQNEDHAAVLDHTHRFFQDRLPFNSPETSLDGEIGRASMLRTDALNVSLQDYAPELITAIACRRSVKKLERSKYHIYLQQLNLWNEPKYPNLEPTPSPSMRRRPHEPLSFPATTAQPDPRFFFSTFRRLPAYNRRVDLEGLQLSMAWQRADRTAAFEQIMLRHERMVLRVALRMLGRLEDAQDLSQEVFLRLYKHFHQIDEERGLTSWLYRTTMNACFDQLRGRKPMEPINWEPPVPAAQQTDMEQAERRRLMAEGLSILAERERAAIILRDIEGLDTAEVAAILGTSEVTVRSQVSTAKSKLKAFVERRAR; from the coding sequence ATGGAAGAACTGGCAGGCTCGAAACAGGCTCGAAGGAACGGCGCGCACGCTCGTGGCCCCGTCACGCCCGAAGTCGAGGCTCGCTCCGTCCTCCTCCAGAACGAAGACCACGCTGCCGTCCTGGACCATACCCACCGCTTCTTCCAGGACCGCCTCCCGTTCAACTCCCCCGAAACCTCCCTCGACGGGGAGATCGGCCGGGCCTCTATGCTCCGCACTGATGCCCTCAACGTCTCGCTCCAGGATTACGCTCCCGAACTCATCACCGCCATCGCTTGCCGGAGGAGCGTAAAAAAACTCGAACGATCCAAATATCATATTTATTTACAACAACTTAACCTTTGGAACGAACCCAAATACCCCAACCTCGAACCCACCCCGAGCCCTTCGATGAGACGCCGGCCGCATGAGCCCCTCTCTTTTCCAGCCACCACCGCGCAGCCAGACCCTCGATTTTTCTTCTCAACGTTTCGGCGGCTGCCCGCGTATAACAGGCGAGTGGATTTGGAAGGACTTCAGCTTTCGATGGCCTGGCAACGCGCGGACCGGACTGCTGCCTTCGAGCAGATCATGCTCCGGCACGAGCGCATGGTGCTGCGCGTGGCGCTGCGCATGCTCGGCCGTCTGGAAGATGCCCAGGACCTCTCCCAGGAGGTGTTCCTGCGGCTCTACAAACACTTCCACCAGATAGACGAGGAACGGGGTCTGACGAGTTGGCTCTACCGGACTACCATGAACGCCTGTTTCGACCAGTTGCGCGGCCGCAAGCCGATGGAGCCCATCAACTGGGAACCGCCGGTGCCGGCCGCCCAGCAAACCGATATGGAACAGGCCGAACGGCGTCGCCTGATGGCCGAGGGGCTCAGCATCCTCGCCGAGCGGGAACGGGCGGCCATCATCCTGCGCGACATCGAGGGCTTGGATACAGCGGAAGTGGCCGCGATTCTGGGCACCTCGGAAGTGACGGTACGCAGCCAGGTCTCGACAGCCAAAAGCAAGCTGAAGGCCTTTGTGGAAAGGAGGGCGCGATGA
- a CDS encoding alpha/beta fold hydrolase yields MTLATTNLQAQRKPTTGYAPVNGLKMYYEVHGSGEPVVLLHGAFMTITNNWDGWISELSKTRKVIAVEMQGHGRTADIARDITDENLADDVAALLSHLKIPRADLIGYSMGGGVAMQCAIRHPDKVRKAVILSSTFRSDGMVAGAYESIPKLTADDFKGSPIETEYKKLSPTPDDFPKFIQHVLAAASKGYDFGADKLKATTAPMFFVHGDADGVRLAHVAEMFRLKGGEVHGDMGPRSASRLAILPDTTHVTLMQRMPIIVPMVNDFLDAKP; encoded by the coding sequence ATGACGCTCGCTACGACGAACCTGCAGGCGCAGCGGAAGCCAACGACGGGCTACGCGCCAGTGAATGGACTCAAGATGTACTACGAAGTCCACGGCAGCGGCGAACCGGTGGTGTTGCTTCACGGCGCATTCATGACCATCACCAACAACTGGGACGGGTGGATCAGCGAGCTCTCCAAGACGCGGAAAGTGATTGCCGTCGAAATGCAGGGTCACGGCCGGACGGCGGATATCGCACGAGATATCACCGACGAAAACCTCGCCGACGATGTGGCCGCCCTGCTCTCGCATCTCAAGATCCCTCGAGCGGACCTGATCGGCTACAGCATGGGTGGAGGCGTGGCGATGCAGTGTGCGATCCGCCATCCGGACAAAGTGCGAAAGGCGGTCATCCTTTCGTCCACGTTCCGCAGTGACGGCATGGTCGCCGGAGCGTACGAATCCATCCCGAAACTCACAGCGGACGATTTCAAAGGCTCACCCATTGAAACCGAGTACAAGAAGCTGAGTCCGACTCCTGACGACTTTCCGAAGTTCATCCAGCACGTCCTGGCCGCGGCCTCGAAAGGGTACGACTTCGGAGCCGACAAGCTGAAGGCCACCACGGCGCCCATGTTTTTCGTCCACGGGGACGCTGATGGCGTCCGGCTCGCGCACGTCGCGGAGATGTTTCGCCTGAAGGGTGGCGAAGTCCACGGCGACATGGGACCGCGTTCCGCATCGCGATTGGCCATCCTGCCCGACACCACCCATGTGACACTGATGCAGCGCATGCCCATCATCGTCCCCATGGTGAACGACTTTCTCGACGCCAAGCCGTAG
- a CDS encoding rhamnulokinase: MSHYVAIDLGAESGRAMLGTLAGGRLQLEELHRFLNEPVRLPNGLYWDAFRLFRDIREGLRKAGRERNLKLDGIAVDTWGVDYGLLDANGELVVNPRHYRDPRNNAAYDAALAAAGKENIFEQTGLQFMALNSLYQLYAAKLAGSPGLRAAEKLLFMPDLLSYWLCGSKKNELTIASTSQFYNPTLRRWSTELLETLGLPTHILGDIVPPGTRLGSLLDDLQDTCGLGETPVFATAGHDTAAAVAAVPAIGDRPWCYISSGTWSLMGVEIDEPIVTPRALELTLTNEIGVEGKTRLLKNIAGLWLVQECRRAWLLEGQEYSYTELTRLAAEAAPFAAVLDPDQFLEPGHMPERIAAYCSKTGQNVPEGLGGFVRVCLESLAFRYRQVLESLESLVGHRIEVIHIVGGGSKNALLNQFVASATGRTVIAGPTEATAAGNILVQAIGAGEVKDLKQLREVVRNSFELETYEGKPDPAWDRAYERYVKVRGS; encoded by the coding sequence ATGAGCCACTACGTCGCAATCGACCTGGGCGCCGAGAGCGGTCGCGCCATGCTGGGCACGCTCGCCGGTGGCCGCCTGCAACTGGAAGAATTGCACCGCTTCCTGAATGAGCCCGTCCGCCTGCCCAACGGCCTGTACTGGGACGCCTTCCGCCTCTTTCGCGACATCCGCGAAGGGCTGCGCAAAGCCGGCCGGGAACGCAACCTGAAGCTGGACGGCATTGCCGTCGACACATGGGGCGTCGACTACGGCCTGCTCGACGCCAACGGTGAGCTGGTGGTCAATCCCCGCCACTACCGCGACCCGCGCAACAACGCCGCCTACGACGCCGCCCTGGCCGCCGCCGGCAAGGAGAACATCTTCGAGCAGACCGGCCTGCAGTTCATGGCGCTGAACTCGCTCTACCAGCTCTACGCCGCCAAGCTCGCCGGCTCCCCCGGCCTGCGCGCCGCCGAGAAGCTGCTCTTCATGCCGGACCTGCTCAGCTACTGGCTCTGCGGTTCAAAGAAGAATGAGCTGACCATCGCCAGCACCTCGCAGTTCTACAACCCCACGCTGCGCCGCTGGTCCACGGAACTGCTCGAGACCCTCGGCTTGCCCACCCATATCCTGGGTGACATCGTACCGCCCGGCACACGCCTGGGCAGCCTGTTGGACGACCTCCAGGACACCTGCGGCCTGGGCGAGACCCCGGTCTTCGCTACCGCGGGTCATGACACGGCGGCAGCGGTGGCTGCGGTCCCCGCCATCGGCGACCGGCCCTGGTGCTACATCAGCTCCGGCACCTGGTCCCTGATGGGCGTCGAGATCGACGAGCCCATCGTCACCCCCAGGGCCCTGGAATTGACCCTTACGAACGAGATCGGCGTCGAGGGCAAGACCCGCCTGCTCAAGAACATCGCCGGCCTCTGGCTGGTCCAGGAGTGCCGCCGCGCCTGGCTGCTGGAAGGCCAGGAGTACAGCTATACCGAGCTCACCAGGCTGGCCGCCGAGGCCGCGCCGTTCGCCGCCGTCCTGGATCCGGACCAGTTCCTGGAGCCGGGCCACATGCCGGAGCGTATCGCGGCCTACTGCAGCAAGACTGGCCAGAACGTGCCCGAGGGCCTCGGCGGCTTTGTCCGCGTCTGCCTCGAAAGCTTGGCCTTCCGCTACCGGCAGGTTCTGGAGAGCCTCGAATCACTGGTCGGCCATCGCATCGAGGTCATCCACATCGTCGGCGGCGGCTCGAAGAACGCCCTCCTGAACCAGTTCGTCGCCTCGGCCACCGGCCGCACCGTCATCGCCGGCCCGACCGAAGCGACCGCGGCCGGCAACATCCTCGTCCAGGCCATAGGCGCCGGAGAGGTGAAGGACCTGAAGCAACTGCGCGAGGTGGTCCGCAACTCCTTTGAACTGGAGACCTACGAAGGCAAGCCCGACCCCGCGTGGGACCGGGCCTACGAACGCTATGTGAAGGTGCGCGGGAGCTGA
- a CDS encoding zinc-dependent alcohol dehydrogenase: MRSVPLVAPKRLELIEAPLPDGPRSGELLVKMRAVGLCGSDLHWWAEGRIHAGQARYPQVLGHEPVGEVVEVGAGVHGYKVGDRVSLEPSITCGHCEFCIAGRHNLCKSSKFMGGPEAQGCLRDFVVVPAHNADPIPDSLSWHEATLMEPVAVWVHTYELAPVRLGDTVAVMGAGSIGLLGIAMAKQAGAEMVLACDRVPHRLELAKAMGADIALNLNEDDFRDAVMQKTHGRGVDIVFDAAGDPRTINLGIQCARDGGRFVLIGIPVPMQFDVDLHTAMSKELNIQVMKRSNHKGRAAGALLAGGRIPTSLITHVLPLAQAQQGFEMLHEYSDGVGKLIYDFTL, from the coding sequence ATGCGAAGCGTTCCTCTTGTCGCCCCGAAGCGTCTCGAACTCATCGAAGCGCCCCTCCCCGACGGCCCGCGTTCTGGCGAACTTCTCGTCAAAATGCGGGCCGTTGGTCTATGCGGCTCCGACCTCCATTGGTGGGCCGAGGGCCGCATCCACGCGGGCCAGGCAAGGTACCCCCAGGTGCTGGGCCACGAGCCCGTCGGCGAAGTGGTCGAGGTGGGCGCCGGGGTCCACGGCTACAAGGTCGGCGACCGCGTCAGCCTGGAACCCTCCATCACTTGCGGCCATTGCGAATTCTGCATCGCCGGCCGGCACAACCTGTGCAAGAGCTCGAAATTCATGGGTGGGCCCGAAGCACAGGGCTGCCTCCGCGACTTCGTAGTCGTCCCGGCGCATAACGCCGACCCCATCCCCGACTCACTCTCCTGGCACGAGGCCACACTGATGGAGCCGGTGGCGGTCTGGGTCCATACCTACGAACTGGCGCCCGTCCGTCTGGGCGACACGGTGGCCGTCATGGGTGCGGGCTCCATCGGACTGCTGGGCATCGCCATGGCCAAGCAGGCGGGCGCCGAGATGGTGCTGGCCTGCGACCGCGTCCCCCACCGGCTCGAACTCGCCAAGGCCATGGGCGCCGACATCGCGCTCAACCTGAACGAGGACGACTTCCGCGACGCCGTCATGCAGAAGACCCACGGCCGCGGCGTCGACATCGTCTTTGATGCCGCCGGCGACCCGCGCACCATCAACCTCGGCATCCAATGCGCGCGCGATGGCGGCCGCTTCGTCCTCATCGGCATCCCCGTGCCCATGCAGTTCGACGTCGACCTCCACACCGCCATGTCAAAGGAGCTGAACATCCAGGTGATGAAGCGCTCCAATCACAAGGGCCGCGCCGCCGGAGCCCTGCTGGCCGGGGGCCGCATCCCCACCAGCCTCATCACCCACGTGCTCCCTCTGGCGCAGGCGCAGCAAGGGTTCGAGATGCTGCATGAGTACTCCGACGGTGTCGGCAAACTGATCTACGACTTCACGCTATGA
- a CDS encoding SRPBCC family protein: MNNRTAVERKSELELVVTRTVNAPARLVFEAWTKAELFKRWWVPKSFGLTLLSCEMDVRVGGQYRLVFPHEGSTMEFFGTYLEVTPHSRLVWTNDEGDSGQTITTVTFEENDGKTLVVVHDLYPSSEAVDTGSTNALPEALDQLDELLASLGSGAEAK; encoded by the coding sequence ATGAACAACCGCACGGCGGTGGAGCGGAAGTCCGAGCTCGAACTCGTCGTCACACGCACTGTCAACGCCCCTGCGCGCCTCGTGTTCGAGGCGTGGACCAAGGCGGAACTATTCAAGAGGTGGTGGGTCCCAAAATCGTTTGGGCTGACCCTGCTTTCCTGCGAGATGGATGTTCGCGTTGGGGGGCAGTATCGTCTGGTCTTTCCCCACGAAGGTTCGACGATGGAGTTCTTCGGCACATACCTCGAAGTGACACCGCACTCGCGCCTCGTTTGGACGAACGATGAAGGGGACAGCGGCCAGACCATCACCACGGTGACCTTCGAAGAGAACGACGGCAAGACGCTGGTGGTGGTGCACGATCTCTATCCTTCGAGCGAAGCGGTTGACACCGGTTCGACGAACGCGCTGCCCGAGGCGCTCGACCAACTCGACGAACTTCTCGCCAGCCTGGGATCCGGTGCGGAGGCAAAATGA
- a CDS encoding ArsR/SmtB family transcription factor: MAQYSQTQFDASFGALSDATRRGVLEQLGRADASITALAERFHMTLTGMKKHVGVLERAGFVSTEKVGRVRTCKLGLRGLEEEAAWIERYRQLWAERFDELDLVVEELKQKEKANGRKKRK; encoded by the coding sequence ATGGCTCAGTATAGCCAAACCCAGTTCGATGCCTCGTTCGGTGCGCTCTCGGACGCCACCCGACGCGGCGTTCTGGAACAACTCGGGCGTGCGGACGCTTCGATCACAGCCCTGGCCGAGAGGTTCCACATGACCCTTACGGGCATGAAGAAACATGTAGGCGTCTTGGAGCGAGCCGGGTTCGTCAGCACAGAGAAGGTTGGGCGCGTGCGGACCTGCAAGCTCGGGCTGCGCGGACTGGAAGAAGAAGCGGCATGGATCGAGAGGTATCGCCAACTCTGGGCCGAGCGCTTCGACGAGTTGGACCTGGTTGTCGAGGAGTTGAAACAGAAGGAGAAAGCAAATGGACGAAAGAAGAGAAAATGA